From the genome of Solanum lycopersicum chromosome 7, SLM_r2.1:
aaaactatcaaactaaccataaatttgtattacatagCACAATAGAAATCTCATGTAACAACATTTATGACTTCCGCAACAAATTAACAAGAATCATTACAGTAAATATTCGTAtagtgaaaaggtcttggtactaatcatgataatgaaaatacaactaatataaattcgggaaaaaaaagagaagaaaacaaaaggaaataaatattgcaatcaCTGAAGAACCTATGCTTTCTCTCTGAAAGAGCTCAacctattctttaatataatcttccCACATTTTATGAACAATCTCTTCTCGATGAGCTTGCATTTCCGAATCAGATGATCGAGAAGATGAAGCGATGTTGTTTCCCTGAGCCAATAGTTCGTCactttcatcaacaaccatatcatcattttcatattcattgaatattccatcactactttggtgttcacgtaaaaaattatgcaatacaGCGCAAGCAATTACTATTTTCACTTGCATGTCACATTCATAGTTGTTCATGCCTTGTCTTAGTATTCTGAATCTACTTTTCCACGCACCAAAAGTTCTTTCAATTACATTGCGCAGAGAAGCATGTCTATAGTTAAATAGCTCTTTTCCATTCTTAGGCTCTCTTTCACTTTCTCGGTAGTCCTGCAAATGATAGCGCATTCCTTTGAATGGAGCTAAAAATCCTCTTGTGTTCCGTAGACCAGCATCAACAACGTAATATTTatctaccaaaataaaatattgagtaaattttcttatattgaataaaaatagaaCTACTAATTTATATACCATGTGATGGGAGATAAATGAATTAGTtggtattaataaatattattatttttataaaataaaaag
Proteins encoded in this window:
- the LOC138337532 gene encoding uncharacterized protein, with translation MRYHLQDYRESEREPKNGKELFNYRHASLRNVIERTFGAWKSRFRILRQGMNNYECDMQVKIVIACAVLHNFLREHQSSDGIFNEYENDDMVVDESDELLAQGNNIASSSRSSDSEMQAHREEIVHKMWEDYIKE